The region GTCGCGCCGGGCGATGAAATGCTGCTGCCTTGCGAGCAAGCCGCCGCAAGAACAATCGCAGCAACCGCCACGCTCCGCGCCATCGCGCTTTTGAACTTATTTTTGAAACTCATTACCGTCATCTTCCCCTGTGTGCTCCAGAACAGACGCATTTTCGGCAAGATCCATGCGAGCGGACGGTTATCCGTGACTCGGCCCCGCGATCTCCCACGGGCCTTATTGCAGCGCTTCAAGACGCTTTCGAAACTGATTTGTAAACTTTATGTAACGCCCCGCCCTGGCCGGCGCCGCGCCCGCAAATCGCATGAGATTTGGCTGGGTTTAATTCTGTTTTTATTGGATTATTTTCACGAGGAAGAACACGGAACCAAGTGCAGACGCCTGCTACCTGGTCAGCAATCCGACAGGAACTTCCAGTGCTTCTGCCAATCGTTTGGCAGTTTTCAAACCGAACGGCATACCACGCTCCATGGCCGAAATATGGTTTGCTCGAATACCGCACTTGGCACTCAGTTCCTTCTGAGTCATGAGCCGGTATTGGCGCAGGGCACGGATGGGATGGTCGCCCATTTCGATCTGCCTGAGCACATCTTCAGGAACGTCTGGCTGGGCCATTTGCGCGGCAGAGGCCTGCTTCGCCTCAAGTTCGTCAATCCGCTTCTCGAGAGTCTTCACCAGGTTTTCGAGATCAAGGATCTTGAGTTCCAGCGAATATACGAATTGGTCATCACTCGGCATTGGTTCTTCCCAGCATTATGCTGGCACACCTAGAGTCCCACGCCGAAAGTTTCGTG is a window of Hyphomonas adhaerens MHS-3 DNA encoding:
- a CDS encoding helix-turn-helix domain-containing protein, with protein sequence MPSDDQFVYSLELKILDLENLVKTLEKRIDELEAKQASAAQMAQPDVPEDVLRQIEMGDHPIRALRQYRLMTQKELSAKCGIRANHISAMERGMPFGLKTAKRLAEALEVPVGLLTR